TTTGCACCTTTTGCGTCGTGCCTTACGTGCGCGGGCGAGAACGATCCGTCCCGGCGGCGTTGCTTCTGGAGCAAGTCCGGCAGCTCGCTCGAGAAGGCTTTCGCGAAGTGGTGTACTTGGGCCAAACAGTCAACGCGTATCGAGATGGCGAGGTTGACTTTGCCGGTTTGCTTCGAAAAACCAACGAAATTCCCGAGCTTCTGCGCATTCGTTTTACCTCACCGCATCCTGCGGATATGACCGAGGCTGCCATCACGGCGATTGCAGAATGCGAGAAGGTCTGCCCGCAAGTGCATCTGCCGGTGCAATCGGGCTCCGACCGGGTGCTGCAACGCATGGCCCGAGGTTACACCGTCGAGCAGTTTTTACGGTTGGTGGAGACGCTCCGCCGCGCCCGGCCAGATTTGGCGTTGAGTACCGACATTATTGTCGGCTTTCCCGGCGAATCCAGGGAGGACTTCGAAGCCACTTTACAACTCATGCGCGAGGTCCGGTTCGACCAAGCCTTCATGTTCCAATACTCCGCGCGCAGCGGAACGAAAGCCGCGCGATGGCCGGAAACCGTGGCGCCCGAGGAAAAGCAGGAACGGCTCCGAGCCGTGATCGCGCTCCAAGAGTCCATTGCCTTCGAGCGAAACCAAGCATGGGTGGGGCGCACGGTGGAGGTGCTGGTCGAGGGTTCGGCACGGAAGCGCCCGGGTTGGCTCGCGGGCAAAACCCCTCAATTCAAGACGTGCGTTTTTCCGGAGCCCACGACGCCTAACTCGCTGCTCGGTACGTTGGTGCGCGTACACGTGAGCGAGGCGAACTCCCACACGCTCTTCGGAAACTTACTCGCTTGACCCTTCTTCCCTTTGGCGGGGAACGCGCAAGGGGATCCGGACCTCGAAGGACGTGCCTCGGCCAACGGCACTTTGCACCTGGATCGCGCCGCCCATCGCCTCCACTAAACGACTGGACACGTACAGCCCCAAACCCACCCCCTGGGGAAAGTCCTCGGGTGCCGCTCTGCGGAACGGGTCGAAAATAAAAGGCTGCTTTTCCGGGGGAATGCCAATGCCGGTGTCGGATACCTCGAACACCAACTCATCGAAGCCGGCGCGCACGCGGACGCGAACTTCCCCCGCAGGCGTAAACTTCAAGGCATTATCCACGAGGTTGCGAATCACCAGTTTGAGCTTCGTGCCGTCTACTGGGACCTTGGGCAGATCGGGCGACACGTCCCACCGCAGCCTCACGCCGGCAGGAACCGGGCGGAGCGCATACTCTTGCCGGAGCTCTTCCCACAGTTCGTCGAGTGGCTGGTTGGTGCCGCTCCTGACGGTTTCCTCGCGGCTCAAGTCCAAGGCAACTTGGATGGTCTCGAGTGCTTGGTGGGCAAGGGCCACTTGGCGGTCCGCCGCTTCACGGGCCTTCGGGAAGTCTGCCGGCGAGGAAAGGGCATCGCGCACAAGTTCGCCATAACCCAGCACCGCCCCTAGCAAGTTGCGCAATTCGTGGGACAGGATCGCCGCAAAGCGAGCGTTGGCCTCGGCCCGTTCCTGCGCCAACTGGGTTTCTTGAAACAGCCGGCGGCGCAAATGCTCCATCCGCAAGCCAGCGATCACGCTGACGAGAGCCGCAAAGAAGGGTCCGGTAACCTGGTGCGCAAAATCGGCGCTCGGCCAAACGAAGCGTGCTCCCAACCAGCCCACTACCCAGTACAAGACGAGTGTGCCGGTAGCCGACGCAACCTGAGCTGCAGGGTGCCACGGCAGGAGCATGGCGCTGGCCAGCATCTTCACGGAGATAAAGAGCGCTGTGCCGGATGTGGGCGTAGCTGGCGCC
This sequence is a window from Candidatus Binatia bacterium. Protein-coding genes within it:
- the miaB gene encoding tRNA-2-methylthio-N(6)-dimethylallyladenosine synthase, with the translated sequence MTAIEPHSYEAANLVQRVYIETYGCQMNLADTELLLGQFRRSGYKSVSDPAEADVILLNTCAIREHAEERVVGRLGDLYRFKAQRPHLRLGIVGCMAQHVRDRLLDRLPFVDFVVGPDAYRRLPEVLKEAGPDPYVDVRLDRTETYADLAPQREAGVRAWVTIMRGCDKFCTFCVVPYVRGRERSVPAALLLEQVRQLAREGFREVVYLGQTVNAYRDGEVDFAGLLRKTNEIPELLRIRFTSPHPADMTEAAITAIAECEKVCPQVHLPVQSGSDRVLQRMARGYTVEQFLRLVETLRRARPDLALSTDIIVGFPGESREDFEATLQLMREVRFDQAFMFQYSARSGTKAARWPETVAPEEKQERLRAVIALQESIAFERNQAWVGRTVEVLVEGSARKRPGWLAGKTPQFKTCVFPEPTTPNSLLGTLVRVHVSEANSHTLFGNLLA